The nucleotide window cggcatgagaatcagtaatttgcttgtgaagcaaagtgtgtgatagtagtagtagcgAGAGAGTTgagaagagatacctcaaacctggtttgggatgggtatttatagccgaggagtgaaggagggtaaTTGAGTGGCTAGACTGACAACGCACATCcccttgcaggtgtgtcaggcttgtcggttacGGTGGTGATGCCACGTCCTACCGTGGTGTCAGTCTATTGTTTACGTGTgggctgacaggcgactgtcattggtgccacttgctctgtggtgttagtcccacttgccttgtgggcaggatgcggtgtcGCGCCGCATCACTGCTCGCGGTAACTGCTGTTGTTTTCGCGTTCTTGCTCTGGCCAAGACATAtgcgggatgcggtgccaggctgCATCGTCACTATGGTGATTGTTGCTGTTGTccagatcccttgtcgtgacgaaaatgttcataggatgcggtgccaagccgcatcgctacgtgcaacacccattttcatacacaaggtaagtctttTTCTTATCACTTGACAGATTGGATTCGACCACTGTGTTCGCGCGTGCTCGTacggacacagataagttcttgttggttggggtttttgataagggtaatggtcactcgcagCCATGTTggtgcgagatctgggaccataccccttcatctGGATAGAGAGACACATCTGGTTCTTTTTTATGTACAAAGGCAGAATATGAAGAAGATCCTTGGAGGGAGAAAGAGCAACATGGTGAAGAGATGCTGCAAGATTCAATAAACTATTCCCCAAATCCATGGCTACTGtatttgtgtgtgtgagagagaaatcgaagaagacgtaaaaagataaaaaaaaaaggaaGAGGAGTAGGTAGCCGTGGAGAGCGATAAGTTCAATCGGTAAAAGCAGGTCCGGTATCCAGCCAATTTTAATGGTTTTAGTGATCGGTTTCAAACTAAAAAGGTTACAAGTTGTTGCAAGTCTCAGTTCCAACCAGTTCGGTAAAGGGTTGCGGCGAGTTGATGGTTTTCGGTTTCACTCAACTATGGTGTTTAGTTTCGCCGCCATAGCTCCGTTGTGGTTCAGCCGCGTCGCCGCCCAATGCGGCAGTCGACAACCCCATTCTCTACAAcctgtctctctctctccctcgcATTTTTTTCTTTCAAGACAGTGTTCGTTTCACTCAACTCCTGTGCTTCTTATTTTGTACCGGAATTTAAATAAAAGAGAAGATTTAAATGCGGGGCGACAACCACTAATCCAGCGCCAATCCTAGACCAGTAACGGGTTTCCGACAGCCAAATCTAGTGATGGTGATGGAGGACAGATGCAGTGTCCCGTTTCCGGCGACCTAAGGCTAAGAGAGGGCTCAAATAACTTGTACCTTATGGTTGGCTATCTGTATGGTGATAACGACCGGCAGATGTAGGTTATAAACCTATTGTATAGTATAACATAATGTTTATGACCTTTTGTTGTATCatattttataatctttaaaaaaaagGTCAAATTGAAGAGGGTGTAGTTTTGGCCACGCCACTTTATTCTAGAAACTTCTATTCCTACAGTACGATATGTAAAACTTAAACATGCCACCTCATAACAAACAgtccacaaccaccaccaccgccaccatcatcacgaccatcatcatcattatgAGTTGGTTAAGCTGGCTAGGGTTACCTACACGCACCTCCACGGACCACTCACCCCTCGCTCAATCTCCCGACGCCGACCTTCCGGCTTCCGGCCAACAATTCGCCCAATTCGGCGCCGGTTGTTTCTGGGGCGTAGAGTTAGCCTTCCAGAGGGTTCCGGGTGTTACGAAGACTGAAGTCGGTTATTCGCAGGGGTTTATGCATAATCCTAAATACAGCGATGTTTGTTCGGGTACTACTAAGCACTCGGAGGTTGTTCGTGTCCAGTATGACCCCAAGGACTGTAGTTTTCAGAGTTTGCTTGATTGTTTCTGGGAGAGGCATGATCCTACCACACTTAATCGTCAGGTTAGTACTTCTTGTTTTCAGCTTTTTTGATTTGTTGATTGAAATTGAGACTGAATTGTTGAT belongs to Helianthus annuus cultivar XRQ/B chromosome 5, HanXRQr2.0-SUNRISE, whole genome shotgun sequence and includes:
- the LOC110940829 gene encoding peptide methionine sulfoxide reductase, with the protein product MPPHNKQSTTTTTATIITTIIIIMSWLSWLGLPTRTSTDHSPLAQSPDADLPASGQQFAQFGAGCFWGVELAFQRVPGVTKTEVGYSQGFMHNPKYSDVCSGTTKHSEVVRVQYDPKDCSFQSLLDCFWERHDPTTLNRQGNDVGTQYRSGIYFYTPEQEKAALESKEKHSKKLNQKIVTEILPAKKFYRAEEYHQQYLAKGGRSGFRQSTEKGCNDPIRCYG